The DNA region GTCGAGCACCTGTTCCAGGCGGCGGCCGTCTGCGTGGACCATCGCCGCGTCGCCGCTCTCCCAACGGATGGAAAGACCGGCTTTGCGGAAGGCCGGTTCGAGGCGCGTGATCGTGTTCCGGCAGAGTTCCGCCCAATCGAGAAGCGATTTCTCCAGCGGCGCGCCTCCCCCTTCGAGGCGGGTCAGATCGAGAAGATCGTTGATCAGGAGTCCCATCCTTTCCGCCTCCTCTAAAACGCTTCGCAGATAGTCCCGGCGTTCTTCCGGAGAGAGGGGGACCTCCGGGTTGAGGAGCGTCTCGGTGTAGCCGCGGATCGTGGTGAGCGGTGTCGCCAACTCGTGACTGATGTCGCCCAGAAGCCTCCGGCGCTGCCTGTCGTTTTCCTCGATTCGGCGTATCGCCACGGAGAGGTGGTCGGTCATCCGGTTGAGCCGCCCGGCGAGGCGGCCGATCTCGTCCGGTCCGGGGTCGGCGACCCGAGCGTCCAGGTCTCCCCCCTCGACTCGGGCGGCGAAAGCCTCGAGCGTCCGGATCCGCCGCACCAACAGGCGGAAGAGAATCAACCCGGCGGCGCCGGCGAGCAGCAGCGCGACGGGGAGAAAGAGGAGAGTGCGGAACTGCACGAAGCGCGGCAGGATGGGAAAGGAATGCTGGGAAGAGATCGCCAGCACTTCCCCGCCGGGGAGCGAGTCGATCGTCACGGGGTGGCGCGCGAGGATTTGAAAGCCCCTGTGCGTCCGCCGTTCTTCGTCCCGGTCCCGTCCGGGGAAACCGCCTTCCCGCTCGGCGACTTCCGGGGGCTCTCCTCGCGGGCGCTCCCGCAGCGTGTCCGCCGCCTCGTCCTCCTCCGGCCGTTTCCCGCCGCCGAACGCGCCACCGATCCGCCGGCGGGCATCGGGAGGGACGGGCCTTCCGTCCACGATCCTCCCGTCCGTTCCCCGGAAGACGAGGTGAAAGGGGCTGAATTCCGGTTCCCTTTCGCGGAGGATCCGGCGGACGTCGGGGAGGGAGTCGGCGGCGAACGCGGCGGTCAGCTCTTCGGCGACCTCCCGCGTGAGCACCTCGGCGCGCGCCTCCGCCCAACGTTCCGCCAGGGGCGTGATCACCAGATGAATCACCGTGACCTGAAGGAAGAGGGCGACGATGAGCACGGCGACGAATGCGCCGGCGAATGTCCAGAAAAGACTGGGGGAACGGAGACGCGCCATCAGGATGAATCCTCGGCG from Candidatus Eisenbacteria bacterium includes:
- a CDS encoding HAMP domain-containing histidine kinase produces the protein MARLRSPSLFWTFAGAFVAVLIVALFLQVTVIHLVITPLAERWAEARAEVLTREVAEELTAAFAADSLPDVRRILREREPEFSPFHLVFRGTDGRIVDGRPVPPDARRRIGGAFGGGKRPEEDEAADTLRERPRGEPPEVAEREGGFPGRDRDEERRTHRGFQILARHPVTIDSLPGGEVLAISSQHSFPILPRFVQFRTLLFLPVALLLAGAAGLILFRLLVRRIRTLEAFAARVEGGDLDARVADPGPDEIGRLAGRLNRMTDHLSVAIRRIEENDRQRRRLLGDISHELATPLTTIRGYTETLLNPEVPLSPEERRDYLRSVLEEAERMGLLINDLLDLTRLEGGGAPLEKSLLDWAELCRNTITRLEPAFRKAGLSIRWESGDAAMVHADGRRLEQVLDNLLANALRHVPSGGTVTVSVRPVPGGGAPSHRLAVEDDGPGFPAGDLPHVFDRFYRGDPNRAAGGTGLGLAIVREIVLVHGGSIRAENRLPSGAAVLVDLPAAPRLSP